A genomic stretch from bacterium BMS3Abin14 includes:
- a CDS encoding 2-oxoacid ferredoxin oxidoreductase: MYPDSPAETPGGGARLLLGNEAIAQGLFEAGCRMATAYPGTPSTEILEALAAYGAADLHVEWSVNEKVALETAIAGSYSGLRTATIMKQVGLNVALDPLMSLAYTGVVGGLLIVVADDPGPHSSQTEQDTRALAMAAGIPVLDPATPEESREMVDLGFRLSEKYGIPVILRPVLRVCHSRTAIQTPVSRPESGPAEFCKDPDRWAATPKHRYTLHGELNKKIRAIASDPLSLGTYKNLIVDGARPSFGIVASGVPAAYAADVIRRRGLDDRLKLISVGLPFPLNPEKISSMLRGVETILVLEETGPVMETVLAGYLNVSGRLDGAIPSEGEMTPDLVDIVIRKLPGASRTSIEVAGAQDYFHRAEKEDAGSPPILCAGCSHRSSFWALKQAMPGGIYTGDIGCYTLGIALGAVDTVLCMGASISQAAGFFWAYGQSDGPMPAIAAVIGDSTFCHAGIPALVNAVQQGAAFVLLVLDNGTTAMTGGQPTPGTGMLAGGGNGKHVPLEGIVTGCGVSELWITDPLDYKVMVDDIRAAADVAAGGEMAVVICRSPCVLMIDDRQGAVPVIDLDACNGCRICTDRFGCPAIVWGSCGPVIIADQCPGCGICLHVCAPGAIRLEVDA, from the coding sequence TTGTACCCTGATTCACCTGCCGAAACCCCGGGAGGGGGCGCACGTCTCCTCCTGGGGAATGAGGCTATAGCACAGGGGCTCTTCGAGGCCGGGTGCCGTATGGCAACGGCCTACCCCGGCACTCCGTCAACCGAGATTCTGGAAGCGCTGGCCGCCTACGGGGCTGCTGATCTGCATGTTGAGTGGTCGGTCAACGAAAAGGTTGCGTTGGAGACCGCTATCGCCGGGTCCTACAGTGGGTTGAGAACGGCCACGATCATGAAGCAGGTCGGCCTTAACGTGGCCTTGGATCCCCTCATGAGCCTGGCATATACCGGCGTCGTGGGCGGCCTTCTCATCGTGGTGGCAGATGATCCTGGACCGCACAGTTCCCAGACAGAGCAGGACACGCGTGCTCTGGCCATGGCGGCCGGCATTCCCGTTCTGGACCCTGCGACGCCCGAGGAGAGCAGGGAGATGGTGGATCTCGGGTTCAGGCTCTCTGAAAAATACGGTATCCCCGTTATTCTCAGGCCGGTTCTCAGGGTTTGCCATTCAAGGACAGCCATCCAGACCCCTGTCTCCCGTCCCGAGTCCGGGCCGGCGGAATTTTGCAAAGATCCGGATCGCTGGGCGGCGACGCCAAAACACCGATACACCCTGCATGGAGAGTTGAACAAAAAAATCCGGGCCATAGCCTCTGACCCCCTTTCCCTTGGGACCTACAAAAACCTGATCGTGGACGGTGCCAGACCTTCGTTCGGGATAGTAGCCTCCGGGGTTCCCGCGGCCTACGCGGCCGATGTCATACGGCGCAGAGGGCTGGATGATCGACTGAAACTCATATCCGTGGGGCTTCCCTTCCCCCTGAACCCGGAGAAAATATCCTCCATGCTGAGAGGCGTTGAGACCATCCTGGTTCTCGAGGAGACAGGGCCTGTTATGGAGACTGTCCTTGCGGGTTATCTGAATGTCTCCGGCAGGCTGGATGGCGCTATCCCGTCGGAGGGGGAAATGACGCCTGACCTGGTGGATATTGTCATCCGAAAGCTCCCTGGAGCATCCCGGACATCCATCGAAGTTGCAGGCGCACAGGATTATTTTCATCGAGCCGAAAAGGAAGATGCCGGAAGCCCGCCCATACTTTGTGCAGGATGTTCCCACCGTTCGTCGTTCTGGGCGTTGAAGCAGGCAATGCCCGGCGGGATCTACACGGGTGACATAGGGTGCTACACCCTCGGCATCGCATTAGGCGCTGTGGACACAGTGCTTTGTATGGGGGCATCAATCTCCCAGGCTGCCGGTTTTTTTTGGGCCTACGGACAATCTGACGGCCCCATGCCGGCAATCGCCGCCGTAATAGGAGACTCGACCTTCTGTCACGCTGGAATCCCCGCTCTTGTAAATGCCGTCCAACAGGGGGCTGCTTTCGTGCTGCTGGTCCTGGACAACGGGACAACGGCCATGACGGGTGGACAGCCCACACCTGGAACCGGGATGCTTGCCGGGGGGGGGAACGGGAAACATGTTCCACTGGAGGGGATTGTCACCGGATGCGGAGTTTCGGAATTATGGATAACCGATCCCCTGGATTATAAAGTAATGGTCGATGATATCAGGGCCGCAGCGGATGTGGCGGCAGGTGGAGAAATGGCGGTGGTTATCTGCCGGTCTCCCTGCGTCCTGATGATTGACGACCGCCAGGGAGCCGTACCCGTTATCGATCTGGATGCCTGCAACGGATGCCGTATCTGTACGGATCGATTCGGCTGTCCGGCCATCGTCTGGGGTTCCTGTGGCCCCGTCATCATCGCCGACCAGTGTCCCGGATGCGGGATCTGCCTTCACGTCTGCGCTCCAGGGGCCATCCGTCTGGAGGTGGATGCATGA
- the braC_2 gene encoding leucine-, isoleucine-, valine-, threonine-, and alanine-binding protein precursor, with amino-acid sequence MNKKTTGAFTIAAMMLTLGIMTPTAQAAEPYRIGAAFALTGPAAMIGEPSMKMAQMLLEEINAAGGVNGHPIELITYDTKSDPTRAVLVIRKLVSRDKVLAIIGPTTTGSAMASIKFIQESKVPMVACVGGSPVVIPVKKWVFKTPQTGIIAVERLYDYFAKEGYRKIALLTSAGGFGDSGKKALLAQAGPLGIEVVAKERYNDKDTNMSAQLTSIRGTDAQAIVVWGIGPAPAIIAKNARQLGIRTPVFLSHGEADPSFIRLAGDAGEGVMMPASRFIVAQKLPDDDPRKAFLMKIKEKYEKRYGPVSTHTGYAYDALRIIQHALEEAGADRAGIRDAIEKTTNYVGINGTFNMSSSDHNGLTKDSLVMVEVENGGWVIVP; translated from the coding sequence ATGAACAAGAAAACGACAGGTGCTTTTACGATTGCGGCCATGATGCTAACCCTGGGGATAATGACGCCGACGGCCCAGGCTGCGGAGCCCTACAGGATCGGCGCGGCCTTCGCCCTGACGGGCCCGGCTGCCATGATCGGAGAACCGTCGATGAAGATGGCCCAGATGCTTTTAGAGGAGATCAACGCCGCCGGCGGCGTTAACGGCCATCCAATTGAGCTGATTACCTACGACACGAAATCCGATCCGACCCGGGCGGTTCTCGTCATTCGCAAGCTGGTTTCCAGGGATAAGGTTCTGGCGATTATCGGACCCACGACCACCGGTTCCGCCATGGCCTCCATCAAGTTCATCCAGGAGAGCAAGGTGCCCATGGTTGCCTGTGTGGGAGGGTCCCCTGTGGTCATTCCCGTGAAAAAATGGGTTTTCAAAACCCCACAGACAGGTATCATTGCTGTAGAACGACTTTACGATTACTTCGCCAAAGAGGGGTATAGGAAGATAGCCCTTTTGACCTCCGCCGGTGGATTCGGCGACAGCGGCAAGAAAGCGCTTCTGGCGCAGGCCGGGCCTCTTGGTATCGAGGTGGTTGCCAAAGAACGTTACAACGATAAGGACACCAATATGAGCGCCCAGCTCACTTCCATCAGGGGAACTGACGCGCAGGCCATCGTCGTATGGGGGATCGGTCCGGCTCCGGCAATCATCGCCAAAAATGCCAGGCAGCTGGGAATCAGGACCCCTGTCTTCCTGAGCCACGGCGAGGCGGATCCGAGCTTTATCAGACTTGCAGGCGACGCCGGTGAGGGTGTCATGATGCCCGCGAGCCGTTTTATCGTTGCCCAGAAGCTTCCCGACGATGATCCTCGAAAGGCCTTCCTGATGAAGATCAAGGAAAAATATGAAAAACGCTACGGCCCGGTCAGTACGCACACCGGCTATGCTTACGATGCTCTCAGGATAATCCAGCATGCGCTCGAGGAGGCCGGCGCCGATAGAGCCGGCATCAGGGATGCCATCGAAAAAACAACTAATTATGTCGGCATCAACGGGACGTTCAATATGTCGTCTTCAGACCACAACGGTCTCACCAAGGATTCCCTCGTCATGGTTGAGGTGGAGAATGGGGGATGGGTGATTGTACCCTGA
- the frdB gene encoding fumarate reductase iron-sulfur subunit yields the protein MSGNAEQKTMTLKLVVWRQKEPKDAGRFETYLANGITTHHSFLEMLDVVNRELILAGKEPIVFDHDCREGICGACSMVINGVPHGGQERTTTCQLHMRNFKDGDTIYIEPWRAKAFPIRKDLMVDRSAFDKIIQEGGYISVHAGSPVDANAILIAKQAADYSMDAAECIGCGACVAACPNGSAMLFTSAKVSQFAALPQGQVEAKERVQKMLDAMKDCGFGNCTNHYECQAACPKGIDVKFIAKLNREYLKAVFC from the coding sequence ATGAGCGGAAATGCTGAGCAAAAGACGATGACATTGAAGCTGGTCGTCTGGCGTCAGAAGGAACCAAAGGACGCCGGCCGCTTTGAGACGTACCTTGCCAACGGGATCACTACCCACCATTCCTTCCTGGAAATGCTGGACGTGGTGAACCGGGAACTCATCCTCGCAGGGAAAGAACCCATAGTATTCGACCATGACTGCCGTGAGGGAATATGCGGAGCATGTTCCATGGTAATCAACGGGGTTCCCCATGGCGGGCAGGAAAGGACCACCACCTGTCAACTGCACATGCGGAATTTCAAGGACGGGGACACGATCTACATCGAGCCCTGGCGGGCCAAGGCGTTTCCCATTCGCAAGGATCTGATGGTGGACCGCAGCGCCTTTGATAAAATAATTCAGGAGGGGGGGTATATCTCCGTGCACGCCGGTTCTCCGGTGGACGCAAACGCCATTCTGATCGCCAAGCAGGCCGCTGATTATTCCATGGACGCCGCCGAATGCATCGGTTGCGGGGCCTGCGTTGCCGCCTGTCCCAACGGATCCGCCATGCTGTTTACCAGCGCCAAGGTTTCCCAGTTTGCCGCTTTGCCCCAGGGTCAGGTGGAGGCAAAGGAACGCGTCCAGAAGATGCTGGATGCGATGAAGGACTGCGGGTTTGGCAACTGTACCAATCATTACGAGTGCCAGGCGGCGTGTCCAAAGGGGATTGACGTGAAGTTCATCGCGAAACTCAACAGGGAGTATCTGAAAGCCGTGTTCTGCTAG